A region of the Prochlorococcus marinus XMU1402 genome:
ATTTTTCTGTTCCAGCAATATTGATGATCTTTTTGGTAATTAAACCTTTCTGTTCATCAGTAAGCTCGACTGCAGAAGTAACAGTTGCTAAAGCAATATTACTATTTTCTCGGTAAATCTCTAAAAATCTATCAAGAATTGAAGTAAGAATTCCAATTCTCTGCCTATCAGCCAATAGTTTTAAGAAATTCAGTAAAGAAGAATTAACCTTATTTGAAAAAATTTCAATAATGATTTTCTTCTTAGCATCTGTCTCTAAAATAGGAGAGGATAGTGCCTTCTCCAATTCAGTGGAATCATTTATTAATTCCAAAAGTTGTTTAACCTCAGAAACCATCTCTTCAGTTTGCGAATTTTCATTTACAACTTGAAGTAATGCCTCTGCGTATGGTGTAGTAACTGAATTTAAAAGTGGCATTAGTTCACCTCAATATTATTTATTGATTGAGTCACCAAATTTTCTTGTGTTGTTTTATCAAGTCGATTTGGGAGAGAATCTAAAGCTTTCTTAATTGCCAGTTCAACAGCTTCTTTTCGAAGTTGAGAAATTGCTCTGGATGCTTCAGAGCTCTCATCAGAGATTGCACTTTGTTTAATTCGTGCCATCTCCTCTATCGCTTTTTTCTCACTTTCCATTCTGATTGATTCAGATCTTTTAAGAGAATCTGCTTTTATTTGAGAAGCTTTTTCTTCTGCTGAAGATAAATCTTTCTTTGCCTTCTCTAAAGCTTGAGTTGCATTTAGGAGTCGATTTTCAGCATCCTTTAATTCAATAAGGATTCCTTCTCTCCTTTTTTGGAGCATTTTACCTAGAAAACCAGGTAAAAATTTATAAAGGCCGAAAACCACTACAGCCCAATTAAGGATATTAGTTTCGAATAAATTGAAATTTAGTCCAAAACCTTCTGTAGCTAAGAGAGTTAAATTCATTTTTCTAGAATCAATCTATTAACAATAAGTTCGCTTAAATCATCAGCCTGTTTAGAAAGTTGATCACGAGCAGCAGATGTCTGACTTTCAATTTCTTGTCTTGCTTTTTCTTTTGAAGCATTTGCTTCATTGTTAGCAAGTTCTAGTGCTTCTTTATAGAGCTTGTCAGATTCATTCTCAGCTTCGCTTACAATTCTTTGGGCTTCTGTACGAGCAGTCTGAAGCTGAGTTAATAGATCAGCTTCTAATTTTTTAACCTCTGAAAGTTTATTTTTGGCCTCAATAATATTATTACTTACAAACTTTTCTCTTTTTTCTACAACATTGCCAACAGGCTTAAAAAAGAGAGAATTTAATATGTAAGTAAGCGCAACTACTTGTATTGCCATTAGTGGCAAAGTGGCATTTATATCAAATAATCCACCTTCTGTAGCACCAAAAAAATTAAAGGCCAACATATGATTTAGTTGAAGTTAAGAAATTAAATTTAAATATTGCTAATAAGAATTAGAAGCAATATTAACTTTTAGGAAAAAGGATTCGCAAAAAGTAGTACCAAAGCCACAACTAATCCGTAAATTGTTAATGACTCCATGAAAGCGAAAGATAAAAGAAGAGTTCCTCTGATTTTACCTTCAGCTTCTGGTTGACGGGCTATACCCTCAACAGCACCTTGAGCTGCGTTACCTTGTCCAAGACCAGGGCCAATAGCACCTAGGCCAACTGCTAAACCAGCAGCTACAACTGATGCAGCGGAAGTAATCGAATCCATAATTTTGAAATAAAGAGCTTAATACTTTTGATAAATCTTTTTTGTCATACACGCTTGGACATTCTTTATTTAAGAATGGGTCTGATATTTTCAGACCTACGCGATTAGATATTTTGCCAGATTACAGACCCTTTGTAAAAGCGTCTGAATGTATTGGAAGACAGCTAATGATGTTCTTCAACAGCTTCTCCAATGTAGTAGGCCGCTAAAGTTGCGAAAATCAATGCCTGAATTGCACTAGTAAATAAGCCTAGGAACATAACAGGTATTGGTAGAATTAGCGGAACTAAGAATACTAGAACACCAACAACAAGTTCATCAGCCAAAATATTTCCAAATAGCCTGAAAGAGAGTGATAAAGGTTTAGTAAAGTCCTCTAGTATTTTGAAAGGAAGCATAATTGGAGTTGGGTGAACGTAGTATTCGAAATATCTCCAACCTTTATTACTTAAACCAGCATAGAAATAAGAAAGTGAAACCAACAAAGCCAAGGCTATTGTTGTATTGATATCTGCAGTTGGTGCTCCCAGCTCTCCACTTGGTAACTTAATCAATCTCCAAGGAATTAAAGCTCCTCCCCAATTACTAACAAAGACGAATAAAAATAAAGTTCCTATAAATGGCATCCAATCTCGATAAACTTTTTCACCTATTTGTGTCCTTGCAAGATCTCTTATGTAATCCCAGAGAAACTCAAGCAAATTTTGAAGGCCTTTAGGATCATTTTCCATTTTTTTAGTTCCTAGAGAAATAAAAACTAATAACGCTCCCAATAAAATCCAAGATGTCAAAAATACCTGGCCATGTAGTCTGATATTTCCAATTTGCCAATAAAGATGTTGACCAACTTCTAATGCTGCAAAATTTGTTAGCAAGGAATTAAAGAACATTTGATTTGAATAAAAAATTTAGTTAAGAACGTGAAAAATAGATAATGAGAGAAGGTTTATAAATAAAAAAACCTATCATTGCGGGGAAAATATCCAAAGATCCTAGCTTGCTTGCAAAAATAAAGAGGCAAACTGGAACTAAAAGTTGCAATTTTGATACACCTGATGATTCTTTACCTAGTTTTCCTACACTTTTAGCAAGCAAACGTAAGTAAAAAATACCGGCAATTGCACCTATAAAAATACTAAAACCAAAAATAAATCCGAGAAAAATTCCAGTTATTGATGCTACCAAAATAGAAACAATAAAAGTAATTCCAAAAATTGTTAATTGCAATTTTGTGTATTCGTCATTTTGAGAAAGCAAATTATCTATTGGATTGGCAATGCCATATTTGCTGTCTTTGATGATCGAATTTTTTAGAGATTGAGGAAGTTGAACATTCTCATTAGAAGGATGCTCAAGTTTTTTTCTATTTGAGTCCACTGATGTGAACATAGCTTAAAAACCCCCTCTGAAATGGTTTGAAGTAAGTATATAAACTCACGGAATCTATCACGGAGAGGTACCTTTTAGCTAGTTTTTATTTATAAAAAATTAATTCTTAAGATTTGTGATGAATCCATTAACAGTTTTTGTGTCTTGATATTACGGATTAAATATATAAATTTTTATTTGTTTTAGTTAGTTTACGCATTAATACGTTCATAAACACTTGCAAAGTCTGAATTTAACGTCTCAATAGTATATCTACAGTTAAAAAATTGGAGATAAGTCAAGAAAAAATTAAATATAAAACAATTTCCAACCGTAAAAATTTTCTAAATTCTAATTACAAAAAGAATCAAACATTTTTAAAAGAATCTATATTTCCCTTACCTTGGGCCATATGGCCTTATGAAGCAAAAATACTAATTATCCTTGTCGGAATTTGGTCTATTCTAGGTTTATTCATCTTAGGGTCTTCAAGTTGGTGGGTTGCCAGCAGGGAGATGGGGAATTGGGCTTACTTTTTGAAAAAACAAATTATTTGGACAATACCAGGATTGGGCTGTTTTTATTTGATTATCAATACGAAGATTAGAGATCTTTTGAAATTTTCAAGATTTATTTTTTATTTTTTATTCTTTTTGATTTTTCTCACCAATATTTCAGGAATCACTGTAAATGGATCTTCAAGATGGCTATTACTAGGAAATTTACGTCTGCAACCATCTGAATTGATCAAACCTTTTTTAATTCTTGAGTGTTCTAACCTCTTTGCTCATTGGAATTTAATTAAAAATGATAAAAAATTAAGTTCAATAATCTCTTATGGTTTGTTAATTTTACTAATACTTAAGCAACCAAATTTAAGTACTGCATCATTAACAGGGATACTTTTTTGGGTAATGGGTTTGTGTGGAGGCGTCAGACTACGTTCTCTATGCACATTTGCTTCATTAGGATTTATCACTGGATGTATTAGTATCTTCAATAACGAATATCAAAAACTAAGAGTTACCTCATTTATAGATCCTTGGAAAGATCAGCAAGGCAATGGTTTTCAATTAGTTCAAAGTTTATTAGCTATAGGCTCAGGTGGTTTATTTGGACAAGGCTTTGGGCTCTCTATACAAAAATTACAGTATTTACCTTTTATGTATACAGATTTTATTTTTGCTATTTTTGCTGAAGAATTTGGTTTATTGGGATGTACTTTATTCTTAGGATTTTTAACAGTTTTCTCATATATAAGTTTAAGAATTGCTCTTAAGTGCAGGAATAACTATACAAAATTAGTTGCTATCGGATGTGGCGTATTTTTGACGAGTCAATCAATAATACATATTGCTGTAGCAACAGGTTCAATGCCAACTACTGGCTTACCACTACCCTTCATTAGTTATGGTGGTAATTCATTAATCGCATCTTTTTTTATTGCAGGGATGTTACTGAGATGTTCATTAGAGTCAACAGGTTTGATTGGTATGATTAGTACACGAAAGACTCTTAATTAGTTAGAATTTAAAAGATTTAACCCAAGCTATCGAATCATTTAATTTAGTTATTTCAGAATTATCTCAAAAGGGTAATCTGCTTATGCAGAATGGTCTTGATAGTCCTAGTCCATTTACTATATTTTTGGTTTTCAGCGCAGGACTTTTAACAAGTCTTGGACCATGCTCATTATCATTACTTCCAGTGACAATTGCTTATATAGGAGGAACAGAAAAAAATAAATTTAAACTTATTAGTTTTTCAGGAGGAGTAGTTTTTGCGCTGGTTGCACTGGGGGCTGCGAGTGGATTCTTAGGTAAAATATATGGGCAAATTCCAGCTTATTACACTTCGATTGTTGCCTTGATAGCAATAATAATGGGTTTAAATTTACTAGGAATTTTAAAGTTTCAGTTCCCAAATGGACCTGATTTTAAAATAATTGAAGATAAAATTCCCTCCTTTCTAGCACCTTTTGCCATAGGAACTACTTTTGGACTAGCATCTTCACCTTGCATTACTCCAGTTTTAGCAACTCTTCTGGCTTGGGTATCGCAAGCTAAAAACCCGATAATCTCAATTATTTTTTTATTTTCCTTTGGAATAGGCCAAGTCACTCCACTAATTATTGCGGGAGCGACGGCAGAAAACTTAAAAAAATTTTTAGAGCTTAGAAAATTTAGTCAAATAATTCCTACCTTAAGTGGGATATTTTTAGTAGCACTTGGATTATTAAATTTATTTTCAAATTGGATTTAAATGATTATTTTTAAGAATCTAATTTTAAAAATATCAAGTTTAAGATTCGCAATATCACTGATAATCTTCATAGCTATTACCAGTGGCATAGGCACTTTTATACCTCAAAATAATAATAATAAATTTTATATTGATAATTTCGATAGAGCTCCCATTTTTGGATTTTTAGATGGAGAAAAAGTCTTAAAACTTCAATTGGATCATATATATACAAGCTTTTGGTTTTTATTTACATTAATTCTTCTTTGCATTTCTCTGGCAGCTTGTAGTTTCAGGAGGCAAATTCCTTCATTAAAAGCTTCATTAAAATGGATTGAATATAAGAGCGAAAAAGAATTTAGCAAACTGCAACTAACTACAAGTCATCCAATCAATCAAGATGGAGAACATATATCAAAAGTAGATTTATTACTTAAAAAAAAAGGATGGAAAACATACAAATTTAATAGTCATATTTCTGCAAGAAAGGGGTTAATTGGAAAAATCGGTCCTTTAGTTGTACATATCGGATTAATATTCTTACTTATAGGTTCAGCATATGGAAGTTTTACAAGTCAATCAAAAGAACAATATTTACTGCCGGGAGAAACTTTAGATCTTGTTAATGAGAGCACAAACTCAAAAGCCAATGTAAAGTTAGTCGATTTTTCTATAGAACGTGAAAGTGATGGTGTGCCCAAACAGTTTATTTCAAAATTAAATTTTTCCTCTGAAGATCTAAATTTAAATGAAATAAAAACAACCAAAGTTAATCACCCAATCAGGTTTAAAGGATTAACTATTTATCAAGCAGATTGGGCAATATCAAATGTTGTTTTAGAAATAGATAATATCCTTTATCAATTACAGTTAAAGGAGATTCCAGAAATCGGTAATCAAGTTTGGGGAGTTTTAGTTGAATTAGGATCGGAGACTAAAAAAAATTTCCTTTTAACAATAGATAATGAAAATGGTCCACTTAAAATTTCGAATATAGAAAATTTTTCCGGGAATAATATCTTTATCAATGACGATCCTTTAGAAGTAAACTCTTCAAAAGTATCTCTGAAAAAAATAATCCCCAGCAGTGGATTAATAATTAAAAATGATCCGTCTATACCATTTATTTATTTTTCTTTTATCTTAATAATTTTTGGAACAATAATAAGTCTTATACCAACTAATCAATTATGGATTCTGGTAAATAAAGAATC
Encoded here:
- the atpH gene encoding ATP synthase F1 subunit delta; amino-acid sequence: MPLLNSVTTPYAEALLQVVNENSQTEEMVSEVKQLLELINDSTELEKALSSPILETDAKKKIIIEIFSNKVNSSLLNFLKLLADRQRIGILTSILDRFLEIYRENSNIALATVTSAVELTDEQKGLITKKIINIAGTEKLELVTKIDPSLIGGFVASVGSKVIDASLASQIRKLGLSLSK
- a CDS encoding F0F1 ATP synthase subunit B, translated to MNLTLLATEGFGLNFNLFETNILNWAVVVFGLYKFLPGFLGKMLQKRREGILIELKDAENRLLNATQALEKAKKDLSSAEEKASQIKADSLKRSESIRMESEKKAIEEMARIKQSAISDESSEASRAISQLRKEAVELAIKKALDSLPNRLDKTTQENLVTQSINNIEVN
- a CDS encoding F0F1 ATP synthase subunit B', whose product is MLAFNFFGATEGGLFDINATLPLMAIQVVALTYILNSLFFKPVGNVVEKREKFVSNNIIEAKNKLSEVKKLEADLLTQLQTARTEAQRIVSEAENESDKLYKEALELANNEANASKEKARQEIESQTSAARDQLSKQADDLSELIVNRLILEK
- the atpE gene encoding ATP synthase F0 subunit C, with the protein product MDSITSAASVVAAGLAVGLGAIGPGLGQGNAAQGAVEGIARQPEAEGKIRGTLLLSFAFMESLTIYGLVVALVLLFANPFS
- the atpB gene encoding F0F1 ATP synthase subunit A encodes the protein MFFNSLLTNFAALEVGQHLYWQIGNIRLHGQVFLTSWILLGALLVFISLGTKKMENDPKGLQNLLEFLWDYIRDLARTQIGEKVYRDWMPFIGTLFLFVFVSNWGGALIPWRLIKLPSGELGAPTADINTTIALALLVSLSYFYAGLSNKGWRYFEYYVHPTPIMLPFKILEDFTKPLSLSFRLFGNILADELVVGVLVFLVPLILPIPVMFLGLFTSAIQALIFATLAAYYIGEAVEEHH
- a CDS encoding FtsW/RodA/SpoVE family cell cycle protein, which gives rise to MEISQEKIKYKTISNRKNFLNSNYKKNQTFLKESIFPLPWAIWPYEAKILIILVGIWSILGLFILGSSSWWVASREMGNWAYFLKKQIIWTIPGLGCFYLIINTKIRDLLKFSRFIFYFLFFLIFLTNISGITVNGSSRWLLLGNLRLQPSELIKPFLILECSNLFAHWNLIKNDKKLSSIISYGLLILLILKQPNLSTASLTGILFWVMGLCGGVRLRSLCTFASLGFITGCISIFNNEYQKLRVTSFIDPWKDQQGNGFQLVQSLLAIGSGGLFGQGFGLSIQKLQYLPFMYTDFIFAIFAEEFGLLGCTLFLGFLTVFSYISLRIALKCRNNYTKLVAIGCGVFLTSQSIIHIAVATGSMPTTGLPLPFISYGGNSLIASFFIAGMLLRCSLESTGLIGMISTRKTLN
- a CDS encoding cytochrome c biogenesis CcdA family protein is translated as MQNGLDSPSPFTIFLVFSAGLLTSLGPCSLSLLPVTIAYIGGTEKNKFKLISFSGGVVFALVALGAASGFLGKIYGQIPAYYTSIVALIAIIMGLNLLGILKFQFPNGPDFKIIEDKIPSFLAPFAIGTTFGLASSPCITPVLATLLAWVSQAKNPIISIIFLFSFGIGQVTPLIIAGATAENLKKFLELRKFSQIIPTLSGIFLVALGLLNLFSNWI
- a CDS encoding cytochrome c biogenesis protein ResB yields the protein MIIFKNLILKISSLRFAISLIIFIAITSGIGTFIPQNNNNKFYIDNFDRAPIFGFLDGEKVLKLQLDHIYTSFWFLFTLILLCISLAACSFRRQIPSLKASLKWIEYKSEKEFSKLQLTTSHPINQDGEHISKVDLLLKKKGWKTYKFNSHISARKGLIGKIGPLVVHIGLIFLLIGSAYGSFTSQSKEQYLLPGETLDLVNESTNSKANVKLVDFSIERESDGVPKQFISKLNFSSEDLNLNEIKTTKVNHPIRFKGLTIYQADWAISNVVLEIDNILYQLQLKEIPEIGNQVWGVLVELGSETKKNFLLTIDNENGPLKISNIENFSGNNIFINDDPLEVNSSKVSLKKIIPSSGLIIKNDPSIPFIYFSFILIIFGTIISLIPTNQLWILVNKESKKLSIGGLSNKNLVGFKKEFFKLSDEIKNF